The Solibacillus sp. FSL W7-1464 genome contains a region encoding:
- a CDS encoding DUF1641 domain-containing protein has protein sequence MSEMNNQQVEKMAVTQEQLDVLDQLLKPEVQASLTTLVDNLPKLAEMTTLLTKAYDFATSVATDETLKNDTVAAVTEMASPVVGTAKSLAQTAIEAKDRAEVNNETVGVFGLLKMLKDPQVQGALRFANAFLQVASERKQMK, from the coding sequence ATGTCAGAAATGAATAATCAGCAGGTAGAAAAAATGGCTGTTACACAAGAGCAATTAGATGTATTAGACCAGTTACTTAAGCCAGAGGTACAAGCTTCATTAACTACTTTAGTAGATAACTTACCGAAATTGGCTGAGATGACTACATTATTAACAAAAGCTTATGATTTCGCGACGAGTGTTGCAACAGACGAAACATTGAAAAATGATACAGTTGCTGCTGTAACAGAAATGGCCAGCCCAGTCGTTGGTACTGCAAAATCATTGGCACAAACAGCGATCGAAGCAAAAGACCGTGCTGAAGTTAACAATGAAACAGTAGGCGTATTCGGCTTATTAAAAATGTTAAAAGACCCGCAAGTTCAAGGGGCATTACGTTTTGCTAATGCATTTTTACAAGTAGCATCTGAACGCAAACAAATGAAATAG
- a CDS encoding M15 family metallopeptidase codes for MKKIIFILIFAVSGFQFFTTEQVGAPDLPQQISLASYSVSNGDLVLVNRDIALQGEPDHLATIPYDIAKNVVVNSEYFLEEQAISPLKQLFDAAADDGIEHFIINSAYRSGKLQEQLYEQYGADYSLPPGYSEHQTGLSIDIGSTVGKMENVEEGKWMEEHAAEFGYILRYPKDKVDITGIEYEPWHFRYIGLPHSVLMKQHDFVFEEYIAYLKEKQFYKMKLNDTTYFVHYTGNKRSVNTLESKNIMVSGDNVGGYIITSILEEI; via the coding sequence ATGAAAAAGATTATTTTTATACTTATTTTTGCCGTTAGTGGCTTTCAATTTTTTACGACCGAGCAGGTTGGTGCTCCCGACTTGCCCCAACAGATTTCACTGGCATCGTATTCTGTTTCAAACGGGGATCTTGTCCTTGTTAACCGGGATATCGCATTACAGGGTGAACCTGACCATTTAGCCACTATTCCCTATGACATTGCTAAAAACGTAGTCGTCAATTCAGAGTATTTTCTTGAAGAACAGGCTATTTCACCGCTCAAGCAATTATTCGATGCTGCAGCGGATGATGGAATCGAACATTTCATCATCAATAGTGCCTATCGCAGCGGTAAACTTCAGGAACAGCTTTACGAACAATATGGTGCTGATTATTCGCTGCCCCCAGGCTATAGTGAACATCAGACTGGCTTATCGATTGATATCGGTTCGACTGTCGGCAAAATGGAAAATGTTGAGGAAGGAAAATGGATGGAAGAACATGCAGCGGAGTTTGGCTACATCCTACGCTATCCAAAAGACAAAGTCGACATTACCGGGATCGAGTATGAACCTTGGCATTTCCGTTACATAGGCTTGCCCCATAGCGTTTTGATGAAACAGCATGACTTTGTGTTCGAGGAATATATTGCCTATCTTAAAGAGAAGCAATTTTACAAAATGAAATTAAATGATACAACTTATTTCGTGCATTATACCGGCAACAAAAGATCTGTTAATACGCTTGAATCAAAGAATATTATGGTATCGGGTGACAATGTAGGCGGGTATATAATTACTTCCATATTGGAGGAAATTTGA
- a CDS encoding dehydrogenase encodes MMGKQLKALQLNHFRSQTFSSIDAHYKAYIAMLETLVAEGNIEKVNAFLRFDSEPFILANSNIKILRLLLDKEQHFKENLRECLSTLYLVIGHCYYFSIDFEQAKKYYRLASSLALEDENYSLLSIAMNNYYATQMDELPKDIFWEISKLPAVFLKMGNHEDHRFMLVRFITHIELSLQLGKVQYAEKLFNEYFKEYPFEKFSRIDLHVRVLRGKILFKNEQYECAIEVLHEVLLLCMKANSHKDLVQECYKYITRSYMLINEETLLKKMEQYQSRFYRKIETDKRYMEKYIKTSVTNEYELDKSFISPLQQFQLAGTYLLNSVKDSGYTLVLVDCKVVATEKGKLNEIIHLINEEMMKEMKEFIITSTRLDESTIGYIIQLSETCTDTLCANVFYKVREHYPKNNSVLEAIYFASVNNKENNLPSYQKCLDLAYAYIYYEIYK; translated from the coding sequence ATGATGGGGAAGCAACTAAAGGCATTGCAGCTTAACCATTTCCGTTCACAAACATTTTCATCGATCGATGCACACTATAAGGCATATATAGCAATGTTAGAAACATTAGTAGCAGAGGGAAATATTGAAAAGGTGAATGCTTTTCTTCGATTTGATAGTGAACCTTTTATTTTAGCCAATAGCAATATAAAGATTTTGCGATTATTATTGGACAAAGAACAGCATTTCAAAGAAAATCTTAGAGAATGTCTATCTACTCTTTATTTGGTAATTGGGCATTGCTATTATTTCAGTATTGATTTTGAACAAGCGAAGAAATATTACCGTCTTGCGAGCAGTTTAGCATTGGAAGATGAAAATTACTCATTGCTGTCAATTGCGATGAATAACTATTATGCAACACAAATGGATGAATTACCGAAAGATATTTTTTGGGAAATCAGTAAATTACCAGCAGTCTTTTTGAAGATGGGGAATCATGAAGATCATCGGTTCATGCTCGTCCGTTTTATAACCCATATTGAATTGTCCCTGCAACTCGGGAAAGTACAGTATGCGGAAAAGTTATTTAATGAGTATTTTAAGGAATATCCGTTCGAAAAGTTTTCACGTATCGATTTGCATGTCCGTGTACTAAGGGGGAAAATACTTTTCAAAAATGAACAGTATGAATGTGCAATAGAAGTATTGCATGAAGTGTTATTGCTTTGCATGAAAGCGAATAGCCATAAAGATCTGGTGCAAGAATGCTATAAGTATATTACCCGGTCCTATATGCTGATAAACGAAGAAACCCTCTTAAAAAAGATGGAGCAGTACCAGTCCCGTTTTTACCGCAAAATTGAAACAGATAAACGCTATATGGAAAAATATATTAAAACCTCTGTGACCAACGAATATGAATTGGATAAAAGTTTTATATCACCATTACAGCAGTTTCAGCTCGCGGGTACATATTTATTAAATTCCGTAAAAGATTCAGGATATACCCTCGTGCTAGTTGATTGTAAAGTGGTGGCGACTGAAAAAGGGAAATTAAATGAGATTATCCATTTAATCAATGAAGAAATGATGAAAGAGATGAAAGAGTTCATCATCACGAGTACGCGCCTTGATGAGTCGACGATCGGTTATATAATTCAGCTGTCGGAAACGTGTACCGATACACTGTGCGCAAATGTTTTCTATAAAGTCCGCGAGCATTACCCGAAAAACAACAGCGTACTGGAGGCCATCTATTTTGCATCGGTAAATAATAAAGAGAATAATTTACCAAGCTACCAAAAGTGCCTCGATTTAGCGTACGCATATATTTATTATGAAATCTACAAATAG
- a CDS encoding serine protease, with protein MKDFDTSNSLFILKEQQMEQFKQLEHFDYFFHLIRHDFAHLSFARYSVKDVWMYFYFEEEPVINSEHALIFLLRNFILNEVLISPKLKRLKKVTVGSFTNALMASVMTINLYLDYLREVLGMLPEDQYDLYMKFENSSKQLFNDRFYEYEHYPRKLVQIETIIIKRLRQHLEDNPVKYNDCQQKVIRFMDQYSIIKRELYEPLSLKK; from the coding sequence ATGAAAGATTTTGATACATCAAATTCATTATTTATACTAAAAGAACAGCAGATGGAACAATTTAAACAACTCGAACATTTTGATTATTTTTTCCATTTAATCCGCCATGATTTCGCCCATTTATCTTTCGCAAGATACAGTGTGAAAGATGTTTGGATGTACTTTTATTTTGAGGAAGAACCGGTCATCAATTCCGAACATGCGCTCATCTTTCTGCTTCGAAATTTCATTTTGAATGAAGTATTAATCAGTCCGAAATTGAAACGACTGAAAAAAGTAACGGTTGGGTCGTTTACAAATGCTCTCATGGCTTCAGTCATGACCATCAACCTGTATTTAGATTATTTGCGTGAAGTGCTTGGCATGTTACCTGAAGATCAATATGATTTATATATGAAGTTTGAAAACAGCTCGAAGCAATTATTTAATGACCGTTTCTATGAATACGAACATTATCCTAGGAAACTCGTCCAGATCGAGACCATAATTATTAAAAGGCTGCGGCAACATCTTGAAGATAACCCAGTAAAATATAATGATTGCCAACAAAAAGTCATCCGATTTATGGACCAGTATTCAATTATTAAACGAGAACTGTACGAACCGTTATCGTTGAAAAAGTAG
- a CDS encoding NAD(P)/FAD-dependent oxidoreductase has translation MVTKEIVILGAGFAGVLAAQTARKYLNKDEARITVVNQFPTHQIITELHRLAGGTIAEGAVSLPLEKIFKGLDINLEIAKVNRFDVESKNVALSNGKTLQYDTLVVALGSQTGFFGIPGLEENSFVLKSVDEANAIREHIEARIKAYATTKDEADATIVIGGGGLTGVELVGEIVDHFPKVAAKYGVKFEDLKIKLVEAGPKILPVFPENLIERATESLSKRGVEFITSTPVTGVEGNVIQLKDREPIVANTLVWTGGVAPLPLVGESGLAADRGKATINDFLQSTSHPEVFVIGDASAHIPNPGDRPTYAPTAQVAWQQGEIAGYNIFAQIKGADLKEFKFTNSGTLGSLGRKDGIATVGANNTQLVGLPASLMKEASNIRYMTHIKALFGLAY, from the coding sequence ATGGTAACTAAAGAAATCGTTATTTTAGGTGCTGGATTTGCTGGTGTTTTAGCAGCACAAACAGCTCGTAAATATTTAAATAAAGATGAAGCGCGTATTACAGTTGTAAACCAATTCCCGACACATCAAATCATTACTGAATTACACCGTTTAGCTGGTGGTACAATTGCTGAAGGTGCTGTCTCATTGCCACTTGAAAAGATTTTCAAAGGTTTGGACATCAACTTGGAAATCGCAAAAGTAAACAGATTTGACGTAGAAAGCAAAAATGTAGCACTTTCAAACGGCAAAACATTACAATACGATACATTAGTTGTTGCTTTAGGCAGTCAAACAGGTTTCTTCGGAATCCCAGGCTTAGAGGAGAACTCTTTCGTATTAAAATCGGTTGATGAAGCAAATGCAATCCGCGAGCATATCGAAGCACGCATTAAAGCATATGCAACAACTAAAGACGAAGCAGATGCGACAATCGTTATCGGCGGTGGCGGTTTAACAGGCGTTGAGCTTGTTGGTGAAATCGTAGACCATTTCCCTAAAGTTGCGGCGAAGTACGGTGTAAAATTTGAAGACCTTAAAATCAAACTAGTTGAAGCAGGTCCAAAAATCTTGCCGGTATTCCCGGAAAACTTAATCGAGCGTGCAACAGAGTCTTTATCGAAGCGTGGTGTTGAATTCATCACATCAACACCTGTAACTGGCGTTGAAGGCAATGTGATTCAATTAAAAGACCGTGAGCCAATCGTTGCAAATACCTTAGTATGGACAGGTGGAGTTGCTCCGCTTCCATTAGTAGGTGAATCAGGTTTAGCTGCAGATCGCGGTAAAGCAACAATCAATGACTTCCTGCAATCGACTTCACATCCTGAAGTATTTGTAATTGGTGATGCATCTGCACATATTCCAAACCCGGGTGACCGTCCAACTTACGCGCCAACTGCTCAAGTAGCATGGCAGCAAGGTGAAATTGCAGGATACAATATTTTTGCACAAATTAAAGGTGCTGACTTAAAAGAATTCAAATTTACTAACTCAGGTACATTAGGTTCTTTAGGTCGCAAAGACGGTATTGCTACAGTTGGAGCTAACAATACTCAATTAGTAGGTTTACCTGCTTCATTAATGAAAGAAGCTTCAAATATCCGCTATATGACTCATATTAAAGCGTTATTTGGACTAGCATATTAA